In Candidatus Poribacteria bacterium, one genomic interval encodes:
- a CDS encoding sigma-70 family RNA polymerase sigma factor, whose protein sequence is MKNEDAQLINRFLTGDEHAFTILVKKHQKRVHALAWRKVGDFHTAEELTQDTFLKVYQKLGTLKNPNQFAGWLYVITDRICTAWHRKQKPQMESLENTSEEEIDGLSYRSYEDEQRENASVEYRRGYIKNLLEKLPESERTVVTLHYLGEMTCKAIGEFLGVSPNTVKSRLQRARNRLKEQENMVQETLGSVQLPANFTENILRQIADIKPVAPTSSKPLVPWAVSAATAIFIFLLIGVGSEYLARFQTPYNVNAQSETTIEIIDAPIVLDTQAKPDLRNQAGRFETDSKRSGIGPQASEPFVLAAATEVADEKSTSTEQHWMQASGPEGVSILGILASAKGDVYAASPIGIYRLTPDKETWTLVNASVTNGQLYPMPMAEQDDRLYTVSVKELLSSTDRGKTWHPLGSRPAGKAKGLIITDEAFYLVTDKKGVFRSTDAGKQWTAFNDGFKFDAEASAPKITTATSIGNTVFVLTDLELYRLHSDRWEKLPIEPPNTSDSFDSLAVSGNTLYVAACHDYSRMKIKPSELTIDDAEVKAHLASLTSGKTRWTLFRSTDLGNSWVEITPKNAPFAMRQAIDIKLIAADETLLVAGGRHGMRSRDDGQTWTALGEIPYTPSYTPAAGINDNTFYAGKYEVYRTTDGGESWHPFMQGMIGTGMRNLVAFKNALYVHNDWKIVKSSDSGETWTSVNFRAGWNSPRDPDFPNQRLVVADDVPYRVFLEKGKRDIFGAPTRKSKLRIFQLSADGNTLSPVRGLPSFEYDDRLDSKDLLAGEVTLGELAVSDKTFYIEYRRELFKCKPGTWKWVSTGLTDAGKQPCNSRKGFQLAVSGKTIYVGMRDGKLFQSFDEGTNWKDLTPNLPLQFKRFKEITFVGSTVYVSTNKGVLTSQNGEHWRVLTDTEGERLIVASLAVDDTTVYGVCNAGAYRLDNRGNWKKVSPEVPDGIRELVFANNKLYIITNQRGMFHVSLGNEKG, encoded by the coding sequence ATGAAAAACGAAGATGCACAACTCATTAATCGATTTTTGACAGGCGACGAACATGCTTTCACCATATTGGTAAAGAAGCACCAAAAGCGGGTTCATGCGCTCGCTTGGCGAAAGGTTGGCGATTTCCACACCGCAGAGGAATTGACACAGGATACATTCCTCAAGGTCTACCAAAAGCTCGGCACATTGAAGAACCCGAATCAATTTGCCGGATGGCTCTATGTTATCACCGATCGGATCTGCACTGCTTGGCACCGAAAACAGAAGCCACAAATGGAATCGTTAGAAAACACAAGCGAAGAAGAAATCGACGGATTATCCTACCGTTCCTACGAAGATGAACAACGCGAGAATGCCTCTGTTGAATATCGCCGCGGATACATCAAAAACCTCCTTGAAAAACTACCAGAAAGCGAACGTACGGTTGTGACACTTCACTACCTTGGAGAAATGACGTGCAAAGCGATTGGTGAGTTCTTAGGTGTATCGCCAAATACCGTTAAGAGTCGTCTCCAACGCGCCCGTAACCGTTTAAAGGAGCAGGAAAACATGGTTCAGGAAACACTCGGCAGTGTACAATTACCTGCCAACTTCACAGAAAACATTCTGAGACAAATTGCCGACATAAAACCAGTAGCACCTACAAGCAGTAAACCGTTAGTGCCGTGGGCAGTCTCTGCTGCAACAGCGATTTTTATTTTTCTACTAATAGGCGTAGGTTCCGAATACCTTGCCCGTTTCCAGACCCCTTACAACGTAAATGCCCAATCCGAAACTACTATTGAAATCATTGACGCACCGATTGTGCTTGATACGCAGGCAAAACCTGATTTACGAAACCAAGCCGGTCGTTTTGAAACTGACAGTAAACGCAGTGGCATCGGACCGCAAGCCTCCGAACCTTTTGTACTGGCTGCGGCTACGGAGGTAGCGGATGAAAAAAGCACGTCAACAGAACAGCATTGGATGCAAGCGAGCGGTCCAGAAGGCGTTTCCATCTTAGGCATCCTTGCGAGTGCCAAAGGCGATGTCTACGCCGCCTCACCCATCGGTATCTACAGACTGACACCAGACAAGGAAACGTGGACACTCGTCAATGCAAGTGTAACGAATGGACAACTCTATCCAATGCCGATGGCAGAACAAGATGATAGACTTTACACTGTCTCTGTTAAAGAGCTGCTATCTTCCACCGATCGCGGCAAGACGTGGCATCCTCTTGGTAGTCGTCCAGCAGGCAAAGCAAAAGGGTTGATCATAACGGACGAAGCGTTCTACCTGGTCACTGACAAAAAAGGTGTTTTTCGATCTACGGATGCCGGTAAACAGTGGACAGCCTTCAACGACGGCTTTAAGTTTGACGCAGAAGCATCAGCCCCCAAAATTACCACGGCTACATCTATTGGCAATACCGTGTTTGTGCTTACGGACTTAGAACTCTACCGGCTTCATTCGGACAGATGGGAAAAATTGCCGATAGAGCCTCCGAATACCTCCGATTCCTTTGACTCTTTGGCAGTCTCTGGGAACACCCTCTATGTGGCAGCGTGCCACGATTATTCACGGATGAAGATAAAGCCATCCGAGCTCACGATAGATGATGCCGAAGTCAAGGCGCACTTAGCATCACTCACAAGCGGCAAAACCCGTTGGACGCTTTTCCGTTCAACCGACCTGGGCAATTCATGGGTTGAGATCACACCCAAAAACGCACCTTTCGCTATGCGGCAAGCGATAGACATCAAACTCATCGCTGCGGATGAGACGCTTTTAGTAGCCGGTGGTCGCCATGGAATGCGTTCAAGGGATGATGGACAAACATGGACGGCCCTCGGAGAAATTCCGTATACCCCCAGTTACACCCCGGCTGCAGGAATCAACGACAATACCTTTTATGCAGGTAAATATGAAGTCTATCGGACGACCGATGGCGGCGAATCATGGCACCCGTTTATGCAGGGAATGATAGGCACCGGCATGCGGAATTTAGTCGCGTTCAAAAACGCGCTCTACGTCCACAACGACTGGAAAATTGTCAAATCAAGTGACAGCGGCGAGACGTGGACTTCTGTTAACTTCAGGGCCGGTTGGAATTCGCCTCGCGATCCTGATTTTCCTAATCAGAGATTAGTTGTCGCTGACGATGTCCCTTACCGGGTTTTCCTTGAGAAAGGCAAAAGAGACATTTTCGGTGCACCTACAAGAAAAAGCAAGTTGCGCATTTTCCAGTTGTCTGCTGATGGTAATACGCTCAGCCCCGTTCGCGGACTTCCCTCCTTTGAATATGATGACAGACTTGACTCAAAGGATCTATTAGCAGGTGAGGTGACACTCGGCGAGCTTGCAGTTAGCGATAAGACGTTCTATATTGAGTATAGGCGAGAACTTTTCAAATGTAAACCTGGCACATGGAAATGGGTCAGTACAGGCCTCACAGATGCTGGAAAACAACCTTGCAACAGTCGTAAAGGATTTCAGTTGGCTGTTTCGGGAAAAACTATCTACGTCGGTATGCGAGACGGTAAACTCTTTCAATCGTTCGATGAGGGCACCAATTGGAAAGACCTTACGCCAAACCTGCCGCTTCAATTTAAACGTTTCAAAGAGATTACTTTCGTAGGGTCAACGGTTTACGTTTCAACGAACAAAGGGGTCTTAACTTCACAAAACGGAGAACACTGGCGTGTGCTTACTGACACTGAAGGCGAGCGTCTTATTGTTGCGAGTCTTGCTGTTGATGACACTACGGTTTACGGGGTGTGCAACGCTGGTGCCTATCGTTTGGATAATCGTGGTAACTGGAAGAAGGTCTCCCCAGAAGTTCCTGATGGCATTCGAGAACTTGTTTTCGCAAATAACAAACTTTATATTATTACCAACCAGCGCGGAATGTTTCACGTTTCGCTTGGAAACGAAAAAGGTTAA
- a CDS encoding sigma-70 family RNA polymerase sigma factor, whose protein sequence is MVNDNVELIHRILSGEDEAFSVLVRKYQRRVHALIWRKIGDFHIAEEITQDAFLKVYKKLPTLKNPNLFDGWLYVIANRLCLNWIQRNKPAIRQQSIETTPIEEIEKSFYANYESEHRETEAAEHHREIVKNLLEKLPESERTVMTLHYLGEMSCKAIGEFLGVSPNTVKSRLQRARNRLKEQEDMIRETLGSIQLPANFTENIIRQVAEIKPIVPTSSKPIAPWAVSAATAILMFLIMGIGSEHLARFQKPYNLMAQSEATVEIIDAPIVLDTQAKPDLRNQAGRFDAIGKNTGAGPQVSAPVLLAAAEIEKEARPPTKQQWVQASGPEEGRGVSGLLASSWGDVYTVTKIGIYKLAPDASAWTLISPLPPEASVDDHGIQMTERNNTLYILFTNSVFASKDRGETWIKLGERPKGVGVGLVVTDDALYLALRDEGIFRSTDTGKQWTPLNNEIEDIRISAIAAVENTVFIGTNRGLYRLHSETWVKLPITTKMIHSLFVSGNNLYVGTGRDLSQAEAPEGMQAHLDEVMRNMNSDVRTWEVFYSTDLGDSWTDITPTSKSLMMKISSGVKVLAVEQSVLILGMVSFHSTDGGKTWTELGQDSMTMLSWIPAVAVDEKTFFKVEIPGLTRSTDGGKSWHSFTNGIIGTSIRNLVGLKNEFYTSTSKGLTKSTDGGESWKNVDVNPGELTLKPPERPYSLISPKLAIADGILYGAASTLVPEHKLHIYRLSVNRNVLVPLQGVPALEDAPSTIDMVNWADKTTLRETYPSAFAVSGETFYAEYMRQLLRWKRGESEWFNTGLVDEDKSRDENDGFMKNLRLAVSDETVYAGKRDGSLFQSFDSGNTWKDLTSSLPLRFERFNDITFAGSTVYVATDAGVLVSENGEHWRAITDKVGTHTLIDQIAVDTTTVYGAGDEGVYKLNHRDEWEKISPEVPDSVTSLVINNDRLYIITEHQGMFHISLEKE, encoded by the coding sequence ATGGTCAACGATAATGTTGAATTGATTCACAGGATTTTGTCAGGTGAAGACGAGGCATTCAGCGTCTTAGTCCGAAAGTATCAAAGGCGTGTTCATGCCCTGATATGGCGGAAGATAGGGGATTTTCACATTGCCGAAGAAATTACGCAAGATGCTTTCCTCAAAGTCTATAAAAAGCTTCCAACACTCAAGAATCCCAACCTATTTGATGGGTGGCTTTATGTGATCGCGAATCGCCTTTGTCTTAATTGGATCCAAAGAAACAAACCGGCAATCCGTCAACAATCAATAGAAACTACGCCAATAGAAGAAATCGAAAAATCGTTTTATGCTAATTATGAATCCGAGCACCGTGAAACCGAGGCGGCTGAACATCACCGTGAAATTGTCAAAAACCTCCTTGAAAAACTGCCGGAGAGTGAACGCACGGTTATGACCCTTCACTATCTCGGCGAAATGTCATGCAAGGCGATTGGCGAATTCTTGGGTGTATCCCCGAATACAGTTAAGAGCCGCCTGCAACGCGCCCGGAACCGTTTAAAGGAGCAAGAAGATATGATTCGCGAAACCCTCGGCAGCATCCAACTCCCTGCCAACTTTACTGAGAATATCATACGGCAAGTTGCTGAGATCAAACCGATTGTACCGACAAGTAGCAAACCTATCGCGCCGTGGGCAGTTTCTGCCGCAACAGCGATCCTTATGTTCCTAATAATGGGTATCGGTTCTGAACACCTTGCCCGCTTTCAGAAGCCATATAATTTGATGGCACAATCGGAAGCCACCGTTGAAATCATTGATGCGCCGATTGTCCTTGACACACAAGCGAAACCGGATTTACGAAACCAAGCCGGACGTTTTGATGCGATTGGTAAAAACACTGGTGCCGGTCCGCAAGTTTCAGCACCTGTTCTGCTTGCCGCTGCAGAGATAGAAAAGGAGGCGCGCCCGCCAACAAAACAACAATGGGTCCAAGCGAGTGGACCAGAAGAAGGGCGTGGAGTATCAGGTTTATTGGCAAGTTCTTGGGGCGATGTCTATACGGTTACAAAGATTGGTATCTACAAATTAGCACCAGACGCATCTGCATGGACTCTCATTAGTCCACTTCCGCCAGAAGCATCTGTAGACGATCACGGAATACAGATGACAGAACGAAACAATACCCTTTATATCCTCTTTACCAATAGCGTGTTCGCTTCAAAAGATAGAGGTGAGACATGGATAAAACTTGGCGAGCGTCCAAAGGGAGTCGGTGTCGGTCTCGTGGTAACGGATGATGCATTATACCTCGCGCTTCGAGACGAAGGTATTTTCCGGTCTACAGATACTGGTAAGCAGTGGACACCACTTAACAATGAAATAGAAGACATCCGTATTAGTGCAATAGCTGCTGTTGAAAATACAGTGTTTATCGGGACAAACCGAGGTCTCTATCGCTTGCATTCAGAGACGTGGGTAAAATTGCCGATTACCACAAAAATGATTCACTCTTTGTTCGTCTCCGGAAATAATCTCTATGTCGGGACAGGACGCGACCTTTCTCAAGCAGAAGCCCCGGAAGGAATGCAGGCACACCTCGATGAGGTTATGCGCAATATGAATTCCGATGTACGGACATGGGAGGTTTTCTATTCAACCGATTTGGGTGATTCGTGGACCGACATAACGCCAACAAGCAAATCACTAATGATGAAAATCTCGTCGGGTGTTAAAGTCTTGGCAGTCGAACAGAGTGTTCTGATATTAGGAATGGTAAGTTTCCACTCAACCGACGGTGGAAAAACGTGGACAGAATTAGGTCAGGATTCAATGACGATGCTTAGTTGGATTCCGGCAGTAGCAGTGGATGAAAAAACCTTCTTCAAGGTCGAAATTCCTGGGTTGACACGCTCAACCGATGGCGGAAAATCGTGGCATTCATTTACGAATGGGATAATCGGCACTTCAATACGCAACTTAGTAGGGCTCAAAAATGAATTTTACACAAGTACCTCCAAAGGTCTGACAAAATCCACTGATGGCGGTGAGTCTTGGAAAAATGTTGACGTGAATCCCGGCGAACTCACACTGAAACCACCTGAGAGACCCTACAGTCTAATTTCCCCCAAATTAGCAATCGCTGACGGTATACTTTATGGCGCCGCATCAACTTTAGTCCCCGAGCATAAATTGCACATTTACCGTCTCTCGGTGAATCGAAACGTGTTAGTCCCTCTCCAAGGGGTACCCGCTCTTGAAGACGCGCCTTCCACCATAGATATGGTGAATTGGGCAGATAAAACGACCCTACGCGAAACATACCCGAGCGCGTTTGCAGTTAGTGGTGAGACATTCTACGCGGAATACATGCGCCAGCTGCTTCGATGGAAACGCGGTGAGTCGGAATGGTTTAACACCGGACTGGTAGATGAAGATAAAAGCAGAGACGAAAATGATGGCTTTATGAAGAATCTGAGACTTGCTGTTTCTGATGAAACCGTCTACGCTGGAAAACGCGACGGAAGTCTCTTTCAATCGTTCGATAGTGGCAACACATGGAAAGATTTGACTTCAAGTCTACCCTTACGTTTTGAGCGTTTCAATGATATAACCTTTGCGGGTTCAACTGTGTATGTTGCTACCGACGCGGGGGTCTTGGTTTCAGAAAACGGTGAGCATTGGCGCGCAATCACCGATAAGGTAGGAACGCACACGCTCATTGATCAAATCGCGGTGGATACCACAACAGTTTACGGTGCTGGTGACGAGGGTGTCTATAAATTGAATCATCGCGACGAATGGGAAAAGATCTCGCCAGAAGTGCCAGATAGTGTTACCTCTCTCGTGATTAATAACGATAGACTTTATATCATTACTGAACATCAAGGGATGTTCCACATCTCTCTTGAGAAAGAATAG
- a CDS encoding sigma-70 family RNA polymerase sigma factor, protein MKNSDVELIHRILDGDDSAFSELVKKYQKPVHALVWRKIGDFHIAEEITQDTFLKAYQRLATLKQPQRFTGWLYVIAANNCKMWMRKKRLQTQSLEETDSAALEKATYSGYVVEENERTIGEAKREVVKQLLATLQESDRTVITLHYFSEMSAAEIGAFLGVSVNTIKSRLRRAQQRLKQEEPIVREALEHFQITPHLTENIMREISSMKPIAPSGSKPLVPVALSAATAILIFLIMGVGSQYLVRFQRPYNIDAVSETTIEIIDAPIVLDTQAKPALRNQAGRFETTGKSSASGPQLSKPVTLGAAQIEKEPRPSTQQQWVQASGPQEAGMISGLFFSSRGDTYAASAVGIYRLSPNASAWTLINTSVASKGLTLMAERDETLYLVSGREVYTSTDRGENWQSLGERPKGEVIGLVITDNGLYLALAKQIFRSTDAGKQWVLLDNEDTDRINFAIAAIENTVFIGTNRGLYRLYSDTLKKLPVDTTKAILSLAVSERNLYVGTGPNFSDPELRATYMAQLASNDTSSSWEIFHSTDLGDSWTEITPTSESLPMKISPGVKVLVADETLLALGFMVSFRSTDAGKTWTDLSFDFDKDTFDMNAFMNSVMMSMSPAVTVDERTFIKASVFGLTRSTDGGKSWLPFMKGIVGTHIFNLVAFKNAIYTSTMTGVSKSIDGGNSWQTLSLNAGELTLKPAEDEAPPNLLIAPKLLISNGVLYGITPDLGEKDKWRILRLSAGGNVLVPIQGVPAFPEGIAIETQENESRIASKQAITDDSAKDREKPDDSIDIAQQTDVENPSDPYPDGFAVSGDTFYVEYKQRLFRWTRGAPKWTDTGLRDVTQPLDNPFDSGFKIAVSEEIVYVGKRDGHLLRSPDGGNTWKDLTPNLPFRFDRFNQIVIADSTVYIATDAGVLTSADGEHWRAITDKEGAHGIIARIAVADAAIYGAGDTGVYKLNNRSRWEQILPEVPDRVISFVINNDQLYIATEQRGMFHISLENENN, encoded by the coding sequence ATGAAAAACAGTGATGTTGAACTCATACACCGCATTCTTGATGGCGATGATAGTGCCTTCAGTGAACTCGTGAAAAAATACCAAAAGCCGGTTCACGCGCTTGTGTGGCGGAAAATCGGGGACTTCCATATCGCCGAGGAGATTACACAGGATACATTCCTGAAAGCGTATCAGAGACTCGCGACGTTGAAACAACCGCAGCGGTTCACGGGTTGGCTTTATGTCATAGCGGCTAATAACTGTAAGATGTGGATGCGTAAAAAGCGTTTGCAGACGCAGTCCCTTGAGGAAACAGATAGTGCAGCGTTAGAAAAAGCGACGTATTCTGGATACGTCGTTGAAGAAAACGAGCGGACAATTGGAGAAGCCAAACGCGAAGTCGTGAAACAACTGCTTGCAACTCTCCAAGAGAGCGATCGGACGGTCATCACACTGCATTACTTCAGCGAGATGTCGGCTGCAGAGATTGGCGCGTTTCTGGGGGTGTCTGTGAATACGATTAAGAGTCGGCTCCGCCGGGCACAGCAACGCTTGAAGCAAGAGGAACCGATAGTAAGAGAGGCTTTGGAGCATTTTCAAATCACGCCGCATCTGACGGAGAACATTATGCGCGAGATTTCGAGTATGAAACCCATTGCCCCATCTGGTAGTAAACCGTTAGTACCGGTGGCACTTTCTGCCGCAACAGCGATTCTTATTTTTCTCATAATGGGGGTCGGATCCCAATATCTCGTGCGCTTCCAGAGACCGTACAACATAGACGCAGTCTCTGAAACTACCATTGAAATCATTGACGCACCGATCGTGCTTGACACACAGGCAAAACCGGCTTTACGGAACCAAGCGGGACGTTTTGAGACCACGGGTAAGAGCAGTGCCTCCGGTCCACAACTTTCAAAACCTGTTACACTCGGTGCAGCGCAGATAGAAAAGGAGCCGCGCCCGTCAACACAGCAGCAGTGGGTCCAAGCAAGCGGTCCACAAGAAGCCGGGATGATATCAGGTTTATTTTTTAGCTCCAGAGGAGATACGTACGCGGCTTCGGCAGTTGGCATCTATAGATTGTCCCCTAACGCATCTGCGTGGACACTGATCAACACCTCCGTGGCATCTAAGGGTCTCACACTGATGGCAGAGCGAGATGAGACGCTTTATCTCGTCTCCGGTCGTGAAGTATACACGTCAACAGACAGAGGCGAGAACTGGCAGTCGCTTGGTGAGCGTCCAAAAGGAGAAGTCATCGGATTGGTGATAACGGACAATGGATTATACCTTGCGCTTGCCAAACAGATTTTCCGATCTACGGATGCTGGTAAGCAGTGGGTTCTATTGGACAATGAAGATACAGACAGAATCAATTTTGCAATCGCTGCTATTGAAAATACAGTGTTCATTGGCACAAACCGAGGTCTCTATCGCTTGTATTCAGACACATTGAAAAAATTACCGGTGGATACTACCAAAGCCATTCTGTCTTTGGCTGTCTCTGAAAGAAATCTCTATGTAGGGACGGGCCCCAATTTCTCCGACCCAGAACTAAGGGCAACGTATATGGCGCAACTTGCATCAAACGACACTTCAAGTTCATGGGAAATTTTTCACTCCACCGATTTAGGAGATTCATGGACTGAGATAACCCCTACAAGCGAGTCACTTCCGATGAAAATCTCGCCGGGCGTTAAAGTCTTGGTAGCCGATGAGACACTCTTAGCGTTAGGATTTATGGTCAGCTTCCGCTCAACGGATGCTGGGAAAACATGGACAGACCTCAGCTTCGATTTTGATAAAGATACATTTGACATGAACGCCTTTATGAATTCAGTGATGATGAGCATGTCCCCTGCTGTAACAGTGGACGAAAGGACCTTCATCAAAGCAAGCGTTTTTGGGCTTACACGTTCAACCGATGGTGGCAAATCATGGCTTCCATTTATGAAGGGGATAGTCGGGACTCACATATTCAACTTAGTCGCATTCAAAAACGCGATCTACACGAGTACTATGACAGGGGTCTCCAAATCCATCGACGGTGGAAATTCTTGGCAAACACTGTCCCTCAATGCTGGTGAACTCACTCTGAAACCGGCAGAAGACGAGGCTCCGCCTAATCTGTTAATCGCTCCTAAATTATTAATTTCTAATGGTGTGCTTTACGGCATTACACCAGATTTAGGTGAAAAAGACAAGTGGCGTATTCTCCGTCTTTCTGCGGGTGGTAATGTGCTGGTACCAATTCAAGGTGTCCCCGCTTTTCCCGAAGGTATCGCTATAGAGACACAGGAGAATGAATCGCGGATAGCATCGAAGCAAGCTATAACGGATGACTCCGCTAAGGATCGTGAGAAACCTGATGATTCGATAGATATAGCGCAGCAGACAGATGTTGAAAATCCATCTGATCCATATCCTGATGGGTTCGCAGTCAGTGGCGATACATTTTATGTGGAATACAAGCAGCGGCTTTTCCGGTGGACACGCGGCGCTCCTAAATGGACAGATACAGGGTTAAGAGATGTCACTCAACCGCTTGATAACCCGTTTGACAGTGGGTTCAAAATAGCTGTTTCAGAGGAAATCGTCTATGTCGGTAAACGAGATGGCCATCTCTTGCGCTCCCCTGATGGTGGGAACACATGGAAAGACTTAACGCCAAATCTGCCATTCCGTTTTGATCGGTTCAACCAGATTGTCATTGCAGATTCAACGGTATACATCGCAACAGACGCAGGCGTTCTAACATCAGCAGACGGCGAACACTGGCGCGCAATTACGGATAAAGAAGGTGCACACGGCATTATAGCCCGAATTGCTGTGGCAGACGCGGCGATTTACGGTGCTGGCGATACTGGCGTCTACAAATTGAACAACCGAAGCAGATGGGAACAGATCCTACCAGAGGTTCCAGATCGTGTCATCTCCTTCGTTATCAACAACGACCAACTTTATATTGCTACCGAACAGCGCGGGATGTTCCACATCTCGCTTGAAAACGAAAACAATTGA
- a CDS encoding DUF3352 domain-containing protein has translation MIKKCLHLSFTALTLMTTLLCVRLSIAETDLATDDPSHKSESIPVPVSKNSVLHLIPEQTLGLIYCPNLLELDNSINTLETELLSHAQASDVSVAILSSIFGSQFEDLIAVEEIFNVNRDFATVLTGLKPLQFAVLAHLRDPETIKQIVEKVTKADERTAYKGITYWNDSEDGEIIAILDDILIFTKQREVCENIIDTYNGTIQAITQKPDYVSFLTDISEDDDQLALYFDVETAIATFDKPLEKELESIIETLENEDEDENSMFPVIVPFLKGISGENMAFIKHLQSASVRFQMEGADIQIKPFLAFGSDNKFLKILGEASDELVFLSELPNNAFLNCAFQGSPILLTETSKFWFSVFPDDTREKRTQRDALREQVKDFYQSLADRWSFSLNLGDPPIPVFIYELKDEHSAKIYMDEVFLEKLKDTGAYPGKSIVHNRVEIKSYVFPNFKADLPEEVPETSNLAPSEWHWYYAFTEGQLLFATGTTPEIIQMALDRRAGGEEKFSDHQSYQKLIGKLGTNNNVFLALSPITAFKSLAPLMGEPELNDPNMAILQIFSGMFMNLPENYSLGFAAKSKNNGLDANLLLSLGDFKQLGEMFGMMEQIMPQMMQMQ, from the coding sequence ATGATTAAGAAATGTTTGCACTTATCCTTCACCGCGTTGACTCTTATGACAACGCTTCTATGCGTTCGTCTAAGTATCGCAGAAACTGATCTCGCTACGGATGACCCTTCACATAAATCAGAAAGCATACCGGTTCCTGTTTCCAAGAATAGTGTCCTGCATCTAATTCCAGAACAGACTTTAGGACTCATTTACTGTCCTAACCTGCTTGAATTGGATAACAGCATTAATACATTGGAGACAGAACTTCTATCTCACGCGCAAGCCTCCGATGTGTCTGTGGCAATTTTGTCGAGTATCTTCGGATCTCAATTTGAGGATTTAATTGCGGTGGAAGAGATATTTAATGTGAACCGAGATTTTGCGACCGTCCTTACCGGTTTGAAACCGCTGCAATTCGCTGTCCTCGCGCATCTAAGAGACCCTGAAACAATAAAACAGATAGTTGAAAAGGTGACAAAAGCAGATGAACGCACGGCATATAAAGGCATAACCTACTGGAACGACAGCGAAGATGGCGAGATTATAGCGATTTTAGACGATATCCTCATCTTCACAAAACAGCGCGAAGTCTGTGAAAATATTATTGACACCTATAACGGAACAATACAGGCTATCACACAAAAGCCCGATTATGTCTCTTTTCTTACCGATATATCGGAAGACGACGATCAGTTGGCGTTGTACTTTGATGTTGAAACCGCCATCGCTACGTTCGACAAACCACTTGAGAAAGAATTGGAATCAATCATAGAAACCCTTGAAAATGAAGACGAAGATGAGAATTCGATGTTCCCGGTAATTGTGCCGTTCCTTAAAGGTATTTCTGGAGAAAATATGGCATTCATCAAGCATCTGCAATCTGCAAGCGTCCGATTTCAAATGGAAGGTGCTGATATACAAATCAAGCCATTCTTGGCATTCGGGAGCGATAACAAATTTCTGAAAATTTTAGGAGAGGCATCCGATGAACTGGTCTTCCTCAGTGAACTCCCAAATAACGCTTTTCTAAATTGCGCTTTTCAAGGAAGTCCAATTTTGCTAACTGAGACAAGCAAATTTTGGTTTAGTGTTTTTCCAGATGATACCCGAGAAAAACGAACGCAGCGAGATGCGCTCCGCGAACAGGTGAAAGATTTTTATCAATCTTTGGCGGATCGATGGAGTTTCTCTCTCAATTTAGGGGATCCCCCCATACCTGTGTTCATCTATGAACTGAAAGATGAACACAGTGCGAAAATCTATATGGATGAAGTGTTTCTGGAAAAACTTAAGGATACAGGTGCTTATCCGGGTAAGTCAATAGTGCACAACCGTGTTGAGATCAAAAGTTACGTGTTTCCGAACTTTAAGGCGGATCTTCCAGAGGAAGTGCCAGAAACTTCTAATTTGGCACCCTCCGAATGGCACTGGTATTATGCGTTTACTGAAGGGCAACTCCTTTTCGCAACAGGGACCACTCCAGAGATTATTCAAATGGCTCTTGATCGGAGGGCAGGAGGCGAGGAGAAGTTTTCTGACCATCAAAGTTATCAGAAACTCATTGGCAAGTTGGGGACCAACAACAACGTGTTTTTAGCACTTTCCCCGATTACAGCGTTCAAAAGCCTCGCGCCGTTGATGGGAGAGCCAGAGCTAAACGATCCAAACATGGCAATACTACAAATCTTTTCGGGTATGTTCATGAACCTACCAGAGAACTACAGTCTCGGTTTTGCTGCCAAATCAAAAAACAACGGCCTTGATGCAAACCTGCTCCTTAGCCTCGGTGACTTCAAGCAGCTCGGGGAAATGTTTGGAATGATGGAACAAATAATGCCTCAAATGATGCAGATGCAATAG